One window from the genome of Streptomyces sp. NBC_00597 encodes:
- a CDS encoding LysR family transcriptional regulator: protein MQLDLNLLTALDALLEEGSVAGAAARLHVTAPAMSRSLGRIRKATGDQILVRTGRSMVPTTRALAMRAQVHALVQQAHHLLSAQQELDLAALDRVFTVRWHDALTAACGTALITAVHRRAPGVRLRLSAEPGTDDAELRRGEVDLESSSSAPTLPDIRHRHVGSDRLVVAVRPGHPLTEGPLSIERYAAAEHLTVSRRGSLRDAIDDALTTRGLERRVVAAGPTAAFALQLALDTDLVVTLPDAVTRTAREQLGLATLPPPLPLPDVPLYLVWHQRYDDDRAHTWLRDLATETVQALFAPPTASPQPLTNRTGP, encoded by the coding sequence ATGCAACTGGATCTGAACCTGCTCACGGCCCTGGACGCCCTGCTGGAAGAGGGCAGCGTCGCCGGCGCCGCAGCACGCCTCCACGTGACCGCACCGGCGATGAGCCGCTCCCTGGGCCGCATCCGCAAAGCCACCGGTGACCAGATCCTGGTCCGCACCGGCCGCAGCATGGTCCCCACCACCCGCGCGCTGGCCATGCGCGCCCAGGTCCACGCCCTCGTACAGCAGGCCCACCACCTTCTGTCCGCGCAGCAGGAACTCGACCTGGCGGCTCTGGACCGGGTGTTCACCGTGCGCTGGCACGACGCCCTGACCGCAGCCTGCGGCACCGCCCTGATCACCGCCGTCCACCGCCGGGCCCCCGGCGTCCGGCTGCGCCTGTCGGCCGAACCCGGGACGGACGACGCCGAGCTGCGCCGGGGTGAGGTCGACCTCGAATCGAGCTCCAGCGCTCCGACGCTCCCCGACATCCGCCACCGCCACGTCGGCAGCGACCGACTGGTCGTCGCCGTCCGACCAGGCCACCCCCTCACCGAAGGCCCGCTGAGCATCGAGCGCTACGCAGCCGCCGAACACCTCACCGTTTCGCGACGCGGAAGCCTGCGCGACGCGATCGACGACGCCCTGACCACCCGCGGCCTCGAACGACGCGTCGTCGCCGCCGGTCCCACCGCCGCCTTCGCACTGCAACTCGCCCTCGACACGGACCTGGTCGTCACCCTCCCCGACGCGGTCACCCGCACAGCCCGGGAACAACTCGGCCTCGCCACACTGCCGCCGCCACTCCCACTGCCCGACGTCCCCCTGTACCTGGTGTGGCACCAGCGCTACGACGACGACCGCGCCCACACCTGGCTGCGAGACCTGGCCACCGAAACCGTCCAGGCACTCTTCGCACCACCGACCGCCTCACCACAGCCCCTCACCAACCGGACCGGGCCGTGA
- a CDS encoding inositol monophosphatase family protein codes for MSTAMPFAAGTTLLGDVTAAVETAGVTLRERYSPHARGVSLDEVVAEIHANDGAVLDVLREPLLRARAGSRWAEDELAGGALPPGEWWVVDPAEGNINHVHGMEDWAVTATLVRDNQPVLTVVHLPLTGDTYTAVAGGGARLGGRPLKASAKTDMGAALVGTGQAKPGEDTDTYRKIGESVTAMLTGGLVVRLSVPATMQLIHVAAGRTDAFYQFSDVRSGLVAGALLVSEAGGTVTDLAGEPWNTGSRDFLAAAPGIHAAALDILSPIA; via the coding sequence ATGAGCACAGCCATGCCTTTTGCCGCCGGCACGACGCTCTTGGGCGACGTGACAGCCGCGGTGGAGACCGCCGGCGTCACCCTGCGCGAGCGCTACAGCCCGCACGCCCGGGGCGTGAGCCTGGACGAGGTCGTCGCCGAGATCCACGCGAACGACGGCGCGGTGCTGGACGTACTGCGGGAACCCCTGTTGCGGGCCCGGGCCGGATCGCGTTGGGCCGAGGACGAGCTGGCCGGCGGCGCGCTCCCGCCCGGGGAGTGGTGGGTCGTCGACCCCGCCGAGGGCAACATCAACCACGTCCACGGCATGGAGGACTGGGCGGTCACCGCCACGCTGGTCCGCGACAACCAGCCGGTGCTCACCGTCGTCCATCTGCCGTTGACCGGCGACACCTACACCGCTGTCGCCGGCGGCGGTGCCCGCCTGGGCGGCCGGCCCCTGAAGGCGTCCGCCAAGACCGATATGGGCGCCGCGCTCGTCGGCACCGGCCAGGCCAAGCCCGGCGAGGACACGGACACCTACCGGAAGATCGGCGAGTCGGTCACCGCCATGCTCACGGGCGGACTCGTCGTGCGGCTGTCCGTTCCCGCCACGATGCAGCTCATCCACGTCGCCGCCGGACGCACGGACGCCTTCTACCAGTTCTCCGACGTCCGCTCCGGCCTGGTGGCCGGCGCGCTGCTGGTGTCCGAAGCCGGAGGCACCGTCACCGACCTGGCGGGCGAGCCCTGGAACACGGGCAGCCGCGACTTCCTGGCCGCCGCCCCCGGCATCCACGCCGCCGCCCTCGACATCCTGTCGCCGATCGCCTGA
- a CDS encoding NAD(P)-binding domain-containing protein, whose product MTSIGILGTGRVGTNLAAKLAATGHHVILGHRSQAEQSAPERLAGPTRDVDSRISHADQRTAARTSEIVINATPGDSALDRLTGLRTELAGKILIDVANATHDVDGLPGDLCYPGSSLAERLQAALPDTRVVKTLNTMLFMVMTAPDLLATPPTVYVSGDDEEAKETVTGLLGDLGWRPAWIEDLGDVTTARATEAMILVVPHILRRNGFKPFAVSLAR is encoded by the coding sequence ATGACCAGCATCGGCATCCTGGGCACCGGCCGCGTCGGCACCAACCTCGCCGCCAAGCTCGCCGCGACCGGGCACCACGTCATCCTCGGCCACCGCAGCCAGGCGGAGCAGTCCGCCCCGGAGCGACTCGCCGGACCCACCCGCGACGTCGACTCCCGCATCTCCCACGCTGACCAGCGCACCGCCGCCCGCACATCGGAAATCGTGATCAACGCGACGCCCGGCGACAGTGCTCTGGACCGTCTCACCGGCCTGCGCACTGAGCTCGCCGGGAAGATCCTCATCGACGTCGCCAACGCCACCCACGACGTCGATGGTTTGCCCGGCGACCTGTGCTACCCAGGCAGCAGCCTCGCCGAGCGGCTCCAGGCCGCCCTGCCCGACACCCGCGTGGTCAAGACGCTGAACACCATGCTGTTCATGGTGATGACCGCCCCCGACCTCCTGGCCACGCCACCGACCGTTTATGTCTCGGGCGACGACGAGGAGGCGAAGGAGACCGTCACCGGCCTGCTCGGCGACTTGGGCTGGCGACCTGCATGGATCGAGGACCTGGGGGACGTCACCACAGCCCGCGCCACTGAGGCCATGATCCTGGTCGTGCCGCACATCCTGCGCCGAAACGGCTTCAAGCCCTTCGCCGTCTCCCTCGCCCGATGA
- a CDS encoding papain-like cysteine protease family protein — protein sequence MLKQEKTQWCWVASGLTIAKFQGFGSTQADFCNRAQPYYGCNNQPATLDDMAKGWSSLGMAHTGSGLSSAATFNQVYTDVKAARPIGARIGWTSGGGHMNVVYGFDTSNSTIAVADPWPDTTTYTWWNYNDYVSNSSSKWTHSRIGISR from the coding sequence ATGCTGAAGCAGGAGAAGACCCAGTGGTGCTGGGTCGCCTCCGGGCTGACCATCGCCAAGTTCCAGGGCTTCGGCTCCACACAGGCTGACTTTTGCAATCGGGCCCAGCCCTACTACGGCTGCAACAACCAGCCCGCCACGCTCGACGACATGGCCAAGGGCTGGAGCAGTCTCGGCATGGCCCACACCGGCTCGGGCCTGAGCAGTGCGGCCACGTTCAACCAGGTGTACACCGATGTGAAGGCGGCCCGTCCGATCGGCGCCCGCATCGGGTGGACGTCCGGCGGCGGCCACATGAACGTGGTCTACGGCTTCGACACGTCGAACAGCACGATCGCCGTGGCCGACCCGTGGCCGGATACCACCACGTATACGTGGTGGAACTACAACGACTACGTGAGCAACAGCTCGTCCAAGTGGACACACTCCCGCATCGGCATCTCCCGCTAA
- a CDS encoding cytochrome D1 domain-containing protein translates to MLRALVAGLVLVAGLALPMVAPQPAQAVPPGTYAYVVNFQDDTVSVINTATNTVVVTVPVGNEPWEVAVSPDGTRAYVTNRTDGTVSVIDTATDTVVATVPVGLEPLGVAVSPDSTRAYVTNFSADTVSVINTATNTVVATIPVGDAPIGVAVSPNGTRAYITNSDANTVSVINTATNTVVATIPVGDYPFGVAVSPDSTRAYVTNSNADTVSVINTATNTVVATVPVGDVPQGVAVSRDGTRAYVVNADDDTVSVINTATNTVVATVPVGDAPREVAVSPDDTRAYVTNANDDTVSVINTATNTVVATVPVGDLPFGVAIGVVPAPALTCATATATITGTNRNDVLTGTPGDDVIFALAGNDVVDGRGGNDLICGGDGNDVLSGGDGNDRVEGGNGNDSLTGGNGNDTLIGGNGNDSLAGGAGNDANDGGPGNDALNGGAGTNTNDGGAGHNSCTSPTTGTGCNT, encoded by the coding sequence TTGCTGCGGGCGCTGGTGGCAGGTCTCGTCCTAGTGGCCGGCCTGGCCCTGCCCATGGTGGCCCCGCAGCCCGCCCAGGCCGTGCCGCCCGGCACCTACGCCTACGTCGTCAACTTCCAAGATGACACGGTGTCGGTGATCAACACAGCGACGAACACGGTGGTGGTCACGGTTCCCGTCGGCAATGAGCCGTGGGAAGTGGCGGTGTCGCCGGACGGCACCCGCGCCTACGTCACCAACCGCACCGATGGCACGGTGTCCGTGATCGACACCGCGACCGACACGGTCGTCGCCACCGTCCCCGTCGGCCTTGAGCCCCTGGGGGTGGCGGTGTCGCCGGACAGCACCCGCGCCTACGTCACCAACTTCAGCGCCGACACGGTGTCCGTGATCAACACCGCGACGAACACGGTCGTCGCCACCATCCCCGTCGGCGATGCTCCCATCGGGGTGGCAGTGTCGCCGAACGGCACCCGCGCCTACATCACCAATTCCGACGCCAACACGGTGTCCGTGATCAACACCGCCACCAACACCGTCGTCGCCACCATCCCCGTCGGCGACTACCCGTTCGGGGTGGCGGTGTCGCCGGACAGCACCCGCGCCTACGTCACCAATTCCAACGCCGACACGGTGTCCGTGATCAACACGGCGACGAACACGGTCGTGGCCACCGTCCCCGTCGGCGACGTGCCCCAGGGGGTGGCGGTGTCGCGGGACGGCACCCGCGCCTATGTCGTCAACGCCGACGACGACACGGTGTCCGTGATCAACACGGCGACGAACACGGTCGTGGCCACCGTCCCCGTCGGCGATGCGCCTCGCGAGGTGGCGGTGTCGCCGGACGACACCCGCGCCTACGTCACCAACGCCAACGACGACACGGTGTCCGTGATCAACACCGCCACCAACACCGTCGTGGCCACTGTCCCCGTCGGTGACCTCCCGTTCGGGGTGGCGATCGGGGTCGTGCCAGCGCCGGCGCTGACCTGCGCGACCGCCACGGCCACCATCACCGGCACCAATCGCAACGACGTCCTGACCGGCACCCCCGGCGACGACGTGATCTTCGCTCTGGCCGGGAACGACGTGGTCGACGGCCGCGGCGGCAACGACCTGATCTGCGGCGGCGACGGCAACGACGTGCTGTCCGGCGGCGACGGCAACGACCGCGTCGAGGGCGGCAACGGCAACGACTCCCTCACCGGCGGCAACGGCAACGACACCCTCATCGGCGGCAACGGAAACGACTCCCTGGCCGGCGGCGCGGGCAACGACGCCAACGATGGCGGCCCCGGCAACGACGCTCTCAACGGCGGTGCCGGTACCAACACCAACGACGGCGGAGCCGGCCACAACAGCTGCACCAGCCCGACCACCGGAACCGGCTGCAACACCTGA
- a CDS encoding Tn3 family transposase, translating into MGGAEGRASEIHGGLQVEENWNSANTVLHYGKVGALTGPDKEHAETSMLALHLHLLQSALVHVNTLLVQQVLAEPAWAKKLTGEDRRGLTALFWSNVNPYGTFRLDMDKCLDVGLPTAVPRPRTTPSARPTTEPR; encoded by the coding sequence GTGGGGGGCGCTGAAGGCCGGGCAAGCGAGATCCACGGCGGGCTCCAGGTCGAGGAGAACTGGAACAGCGCGAACACGGTGCTCCACTACGGCAAGGTCGGCGCCCTGACCGGCCCGGACAAGGAGCACGCCGAGACGTCGATGCTCGCCCTGCACCTGCACCTGCTCCAGTCCGCGCTCGTGCACGTCAACACCCTGCTGGTGCAGCAGGTCCTGGCCGAGCCAGCGTGGGCGAAGAAGCTCACCGGCGAGGACCGGCGCGGCCTGACCGCCCTGTTCTGGTCCAACGTCAACCCGTACGGAACGTTCCGCCTCGACATGGACAAGTGCCTCGACGTGGGGCTGCCCACTGCCGTGCCCCGCCCCCGCACTACCCCCTCCGCTCGACCGACCACGGAGCCACGATGA
- a CDS encoding LysR family transcriptional regulator translates to MAPDTVSLRYFLVLARDLNFTRAAARIGIAQPALSARMRRLEAELGTALLVRNTRSVVLTTAGAALAESAPPALAALDRAWDTARSAAAGELGTLRIGYSLSAGAETAPALVDGLIRGNSGLQVGAVPMATPEISPAVADGRIDAGITRGEQPGRGVRRFLLRRERIGVQLAQHHPLAEHPEIEIADAAAYPLRLPDRAANPVVHDQLSALFRDTRPHPRFHTLAVSFDMSQRDLRDGVTLAPAGEAAVTASPAGLTWRPLRGAPSLTFHLVLPREQSPLHRRIRAVAKTLAHELHWLPD, encoded by the coding sequence GTGGCGCCGGATACGGTGAGCCTGCGGTACTTCCTGGTGCTGGCGCGGGATTTGAACTTCACCCGCGCGGCCGCACGGATCGGTATCGCACAGCCCGCACTCAGCGCCCGGATGCGCCGATTGGAGGCGGAACTCGGTACGGCCCTGCTGGTCCGCAACACGCGTAGCGTCGTATTGACCACGGCCGGTGCGGCTTTGGCGGAGTCCGCGCCGCCCGCGCTGGCGGCGCTGGACCGGGCGTGGGACACCGCCCGGAGCGCGGCAGCCGGTGAACTGGGCACGCTGCGCATCGGATACAGCCTCAGCGCCGGGGCCGAGACGGCACCGGCCCTGGTGGACGGGCTGATTCGCGGCAACAGCGGACTGCAGGTCGGCGCGGTCCCGATGGCGACGCCGGAGATCTCCCCCGCGGTCGCCGACGGCCGCATCGATGCCGGGATCACCCGCGGTGAACAGCCGGGCCGTGGCGTGCGCCGGTTCCTGCTGCGGCGTGAGCGCATCGGGGTCCAGCTGGCGCAGCACCATCCGCTGGCCGAACACCCGGAGATCGAGATCGCCGACGCGGCCGCGTATCCGCTGCGACTCCCGGACCGTGCGGCCAACCCCGTGGTCCACGATCAGCTGTCCGCACTGTTCCGAGACACCCGACCACACCCCAGATTCCACACGCTCGCAGTCTCTTTCGACATGTCTCAGCGCGACCTGCGCGACGGGGTCACCCTCGCCCCGGCCGGAGAAGCCGCGGTCACGGCATCACCGGCCGGTCTCACCTGGCGACCGCTGCGGGGCGCGCCCAGCCTGACGTTCCACCTGGTCCTCCCACGCGAGCAGTCGCCACTACACCGCCGCATCCGTGCCGTCGCCAAAACCCTGGCGCACGAGCTGCACTGGCTGCCGGACTGA
- a CDS encoding EthD family reductase, whose protein sequence is MHKLVVLYSKPADPDHFRDYYVTNHLPLVMNWPGLLAWRYSFDVAATKGEAPYFAVFEGEFADAAAMAAAQASPQGQRLAADVANYATGGAVVIHYPVQDGTG, encoded by the coding sequence ATGCATAAGTTGGTGGTCCTGTATTCCAAGCCCGCAGACCCTGACCACTTCCGCGACTACTACGTGACCAACCACCTTCCACTGGTCATGAATTGGCCCGGCCTGCTTGCGTGGCGCTACAGCTTCGACGTGGCGGCGACCAAGGGAGAAGCGCCGTATTTCGCGGTCTTCGAAGGCGAGTTCGCTGACGCCGCCGCCATGGCCGCGGCGCAGGCGTCGCCGCAAGGCCAGCGGTTGGCCGCCGATGTCGCCAACTACGCCACCGGCGGTGCGGTCGTCATCCACTATCCGGTGCAGGACGGCACCGGCTGA
- a CDS encoding PhzF family phenazine biosynthesis protein, translating into MSWPDVTVVDACVRRDGRGGSPTSVTDDDPAATDADRRAVAAAAGTSHAAFLGPGRTPDGGWPVRFFTATAELSGCGHGTVAAQAVRLTRTALGELNDRQHTGGRTFDTVAIRRPAGIEVWFDQGLVALRHPAPDERAAIVAALGLTADDPHPTDAPRIAAPGAPRMLVPVHDRSALLRVHPHLGRLTAACQRYGLLGCFVYVPPVGDRPGAARMFAPAIGVDEDVANANSTGCLAAHLLDTTGAQTVAIEVEQGDTLGRPASVLASARRGPAGITTRVGGLAVVRDGH; encoded by the coding sequence ATGTCCTGGCCGGATGTCACGGTGGTTGATGCGTGCGTGCGGCGCGACGGCCGGGGCGGTAGCCCCACGTCCGTCACCGACGACGACCCGGCGGCGACGGACGCGGACCGGCGTGCGGTCGCTGCTGCGGCCGGCACCTCGCACGCGGCGTTCCTCGGCCCGGGACGGACGCCGGACGGTGGCTGGCCGGTCCGGTTCTTCACCGCCACCGCCGAACTGTCCGGCTGCGGCCACGGCACGGTTGCCGCGCAGGCCGTCCGGTTGACCCGCACCGCGCTGGGCGAGCTGAACGACCGCCAACACACCGGCGGGCGCACGTTCGACACCGTCGCGATCCGCCGCCCCGCCGGCATCGAGGTGTGGTTCGACCAGGGCCTCGTCGCGCTGCGTCACCCGGCACCGGACGAGCGCGCCGCGATCGTCGCCGCGCTCGGGCTCACCGCGGACGACCCGCATCCGACCGACGCGCCACGGATCGCCGCGCCCGGCGCACCACGCATGCTGGTACCGGTCCACGACCGGTCGGCGCTGCTCCGAGTCCACCCACACCTCGGCAGGCTGACAGCGGCGTGCCAGCGGTACGGGCTCCTCGGCTGTTTCGTGTACGTACCGCCGGTGGGCGACCGACCTGGTGCGGCGCGGATGTTCGCGCCGGCGATCGGTGTCGACGAGGACGTCGCCAACGCCAACAGCACCGGCTGCCTGGCCGCCCACCTGCTCGACACGACAGGGGCGCAGACGGTCGCGATCGAGGTGGAGCAGGGCGACACCCTCGGTCGACCGGCCAGCGTGCTCGCTTCGGCCCGACGCGGGCCGGCGGGCATCACGACCCGGGTCGGCGGGTTAGCGGTGGTCCGCGACGGACACTGA